From one Candidatus Chlorobium masyuteum genomic stretch:
- a CDS encoding M48 family metallopeptidase, translating to MNIFATVVFFALLTTFLLKLVSELLNLKASEAPVPQEFTALFDEEASRKSREYLRATTTLSLCSAAFDLALLLFFWFSRGFNLLDNLLRGFGYDAVVTGVLYIGTMLLVQSLIDLPFSIYRTFVIEEKFGFNKTTPSVFAADRLKTLLLALLLGTPLLYAVLWFFESTGPLAWLWAWCGVTTLSLLLQYVAPTWIMPLFNKFVPLEEGELKRAIMHYAETVSFPLAGIYVIDGSRRSAKANAFFTGFGKRKRIALFDTLISGHPVDELVAVLAHEIGHFKKKHIIISMVLSIVNLGALFFLLSLFMNNRQLFDAFFMTHLSVYGSLIFFMLLYTPVELILSVFLQVLSRKHEYEADFYAVSTFEKGVTLGDALRNLSRSNLSNLTPHPFYVFLNYSHPPVVERIRRIRAHADALQSTSLN from the coding sequence ATGAACATCTTCGCTACGGTTGTTTTTTTTGCGCTGCTCACGACTTTTCTGCTTAAACTTGTTTCCGAACTGCTCAATCTAAAAGCATCGGAAGCACCGGTTCCCCAGGAATTTACCGCTCTGTTTGATGAGGAGGCCAGCCGGAAATCAAGGGAGTATCTTCGAGCCACAACGACGCTCTCTTTATGCAGCGCGGCCTTTGATCTTGCCCTTCTCCTTTTTTTCTGGTTCAGCCGGGGATTCAATCTGCTTGACAACCTTCTGCGGGGTTTCGGATATGATGCGGTTGTTACCGGAGTGCTCTATATCGGTACAATGCTTCTTGTGCAGTCACTGATTGATCTGCCATTCAGTATCTACAGAACATTTGTGATTGAGGAGAAATTCGGCTTTAACAAGACCACTCCTTCAGTTTTTGCGGCTGATCGTCTTAAAACCCTTCTGCTTGCCCTTCTTCTCGGGACGCCTCTGCTCTATGCTGTGCTCTGGTTTTTTGAGTCTACAGGCCCTCTTGCCTGGCTCTGGGCCTGGTGCGGCGTGACAACGCTCTCCCTCCTGCTCCAGTATGTGGCACCAACCTGGATCATGCCACTTTTTAACAAGTTTGTTCCGCTTGAAGAGGGTGAATTGAAGCGTGCCATCATGCACTATGCAGAAACAGTGAGTTTTCCCCTTGCCGGAATTTATGTGATTGACGGCTCCCGCCGGTCAGCCAAAGCAAATGCTTTTTTTACCGGTTTCGGTAAACGAAAGAGAATAGCCCTTTTCGATACCCTTATTTCAGGCCATCCGGTTGATGAACTGGTTGCCGTGCTTGCCCACGAAATAGGACATTTCAAGAAAAAACATATTATCATCAGCATGGTGCTGAGCATCGTCAATCTTGGCGCGCTTTTTTTTCTACTCTCGCTTTTTATGAATAACCGCCAGCTTTTTGATGCGTTTTTCATGACCCATCTCTCTGTGTACGGAAGTCTGATTTTTTTTATGCTGCTGTACACTCCGGTGGAGCTGATTCTCTCTGTTTTTTTACAGGTGCTTTCAAGAAAACATGAGTATGAGGCTGATTTTTATGCGGTTTCGACGTTTGAGAAAGGTGTGACTCTCGGTGATGCACTCAGAAATCTCTCCCGAAGCAATCTTTCAAATCTTACCCCGCACCCCTTCTATGTATTTCTGAACTATTCACATCCTCCCGTTGTCGAGCGTATCAGGCGTATCAGAGCGCATGCTGATGCTCTTCAGTCAACCTCCCTGAACTGA
- the rpmA gene encoding 50S ribosomal protein L27: MAHKKGGGSTKNGRDSNPKYLGVKAAGGSTVSAGTIIVRQRGTVINAGSNAGLGRDHTIFALVDGVVTFRNGRNNKKQVNIIPC; this comes from the coding sequence ATGGCACATAAAAAGGGTGGCGGTTCAACCAAAAACGGACGCGACAGTAATCCTAAATATCTCGGCGTAAAAGCCGCCGGCGGTTCAACGGTCAGTGCTGGCACAATCATTGTCCGCCAGAGAGGAACTGTTATCAATGCAGGCTCAAATGCCGGATTAGGCAGGGATCATACCATATTTGCACTTGTTGACGGCGTTGTCACCTTCCGCAACGGAAGGAACAACAAAAAACAGGTCAACATCATCCCCTGCTGA
- the mutS gene encoding DNA mismatch repair protein MutS: MSKEKGTKKEHSPMMRQYLEVKERYPEFLLLFRVGDFYETFFEDARLVSGALNIVLTKRSNGSSAEVPMAGFPHHASEGYIAKLVKKGFKVAVCDQVEDPAEAKGIVRREITDIVTPGITFSDKILDDRHNNYLCAVAFLREGRSTIAGVAFIDVTTAEFSIASMEPEGVREFLLSLHPSEILISASERVRFEQLKQSCSQELLITELDAWMFGEEQTGEVLSRHFKTHSLKGFGIEGNRAGRVAAGVILQYLEETRQNRLHYITRISELHGDDHMTLDLQTKRNLEIISSMQDGTLNGSLLQVMDHTCNPMGARLIRRWLQRPLRKIEDIQLRLDAVEELTGCREMREGLGEKLSAINDLERSLARIATFRTMPREVRQLGISLAILPSLQELLQDAASARLRSLASRLNPLPELARRIEEAIDPESGASMRDGGYIRSGFHAELDDLRTISSTAKDRLMEIQQQERHNTSISSLKVQFNKVFGYYIEISRANSDKVPPYYEKKQTLVNAERYTIPALKEYEEKILNAEDKSLSLEARLFHDLCAEVAGQAALIQTNASGLAELDALFSFAFAAVQYGYCKPEMRDHRNLEIINGRHPVLERIMSDDEPYVQNDCLFDEKQKMLIITGPNMAGKSSFLRQTGLIVLLAQAGSFVPAERAEIGLVDRIFTRVGASDNLASGESTFLVEMNEAASILNNATSTSLLLLDEIGRGTSTFDGMSIAWSMSEYIAHAIGARTLFATHYHELAELENRIPGVVNYNATVVETADRVIFLRKIVRGSTDNSYGIEVAKMAGMPQEVIVRAREILAGMEKRDIEIPLDRPPTVKSMQISLFEESDSRLRRALEMLDLDRLTPIEGLLELQKLQDLARSSGGF, encoded by the coding sequence ATGAGCAAAGAAAAGGGTACAAAGAAAGAGCACTCTCCCATGATGCGCCAGTATCTGGAGGTCAAGGAGCGGTACCCTGAATTTCTGCTGCTTTTCCGTGTAGGTGACTTTTACGAAACCTTTTTTGAGGATGCCCGTCTGGTTTCCGGTGCGCTCAATATTGTGCTGACAAAGCGCTCCAATGGCTCGTCGGCTGAAGTGCCGATGGCCGGTTTTCCCCACCATGCCAGCGAGGGCTATATTGCCAAACTGGTCAAGAAAGGGTTCAAGGTTGCAGTCTGTGACCAGGTTGAAGATCCGGCAGAGGCAAAGGGGATTGTCCGCCGGGAAATCACCGATATTGTCACTCCCGGCATAACCTTCAGCGACAAGATACTTGATGACCGGCACAACAACTATCTCTGTGCCGTGGCCTTTCTCAGGGAGGGCCGTTCGACTATCGCCGGAGTTGCCTTTATTGATGTTACCACCGCTGAGTTCAGCATCGCCTCCATGGAGCCTGAGGGTGTCAGGGAGTTTCTGCTTTCACTCCATCCATCCGAAATTCTCATATCAGCCTCAGAGCGCGTCCGGTTTGAGCAGCTGAAACAATCCTGTTCACAGGAGCTGCTCATTACCGAGCTTGATGCCTGGATGTTCGGTGAGGAGCAGACCGGTGAGGTGCTTTCACGCCACTTCAAAACCCACTCCCTTAAAGGGTTCGGTATTGAGGGGAACCGTGCAGGCCGAGTTGCTGCAGGAGTTATTCTCCAATATCTCGAAGAGACCCGGCAGAACCGCCTGCACTATATCACCCGGATCAGCGAGCTGCATGGTGATGATCATATGACGCTCGACTTGCAGACAAAGCGTAATCTTGAGATCATCTCTTCAATGCAGGACGGAACCCTCAACGGCAGTCTGCTCCAGGTGATGGACCATACCTGCAACCCCATGGGAGCGCGACTCATCCGCCGGTGGCTGCAGCGACCGCTGAGAAAAATTGAGGATATCCAGCTCCGGCTCGATGCGGTTGAGGAGTTGACCGGGTGCAGGGAGATGCGGGAAGGGCTTGGTGAAAAGCTTTCAGCCATCAATGATCTGGAGCGTTCACTTGCGCGGATTGCCACCTTCCGCACCATGCCGAGAGAGGTTCGACAACTTGGCATTTCGCTTGCCATTCTTCCCTCACTTCAGGAGCTGCTTCAGGATGCGGCAAGCGCAAGGCTCCGTTCCCTTGCTTCCAGACTCAATCCGCTGCCCGAACTTGCCCGGCGCATTGAGGAGGCCATAGATCCCGAATCCGGAGCTTCCATGCGGGACGGGGGGTATATCAGGAGCGGCTTTCACGCGGAGCTTGATGATCTCCGCACCATCTCTTCGACGGCCAAGGACCGCCTTATGGAGATTCAGCAGCAGGAGCGCCACAACACCTCGATCTCCTCGCTCAAGGTACAGTTCAACAAGGTATTCGGCTACTATATCGAAATAAGCCGTGCCAACAGCGACAAGGTGCCACCCTATTATGAGAAAAAACAGACCCTTGTCAACGCCGAACGCTACACTATTCCGGCCCTGAAGGAGTATGAGGAGAAAATTCTCAATGCCGAAGACAAAAGCCTTTCGCTTGAGGCCCGTCTCTTTCACGACCTTTGTGCTGAAGTGGCCGGGCAGGCTGCTCTGATTCAGACCAATGCCTCGGGCCTTGCCGAGCTTGATGCACTCTTTTCGTTTGCCTTTGCTGCCGTTCAGTACGGTTACTGCAAACCGGAAATGAGGGATCACCGCAATCTTGAGATCATCAATGGACGCCATCCGGTGCTTGAGCGGATTATGAGCGATGATGAACCCTATGTTCAGAACGACTGTCTGTTTGATGAAAAACAGAAGATGCTCATCATCACCGGTCCCAACATGGCCGGAAAAAGCTCCTTTCTCCGTCAGACCGGCCTCATCGTCCTGCTGGCGCAGGCTGGCAGTTTTGTGCCTGCCGAACGTGCTGAAATCGGTCTTGTTGACCGGATCTTCACCAGAGTCGGCGCTTCGGACAATCTTGCCTCTGGGGAGAGCACCTTTCTTGTCGAGATGAATGAAGCGGCCAGCATTCTTAACAATGCCACATCAACAAGTCTGCTTCTGCTCGATGAGATCGGTCGCGGTACCAGCACCTTTGACGGCATGTCAATTGCCTGGTCAATGAGCGAATATATCGCTCACGCAATCGGCGCCAGAACGCTCTTTGCGACCCACTACCATGAGCTTGCCGAACTTGAAAACCGGATTCCCGGAGTTGTGAACTATAATGCAACGGTTGTGGAGACCGCCGACCGGGTGATTTTTCTGCGCAAAATTGTTCGGGGCTCCACCGACAACAGCTACGGTATCGAGGTGGCAAAAATGGCCGGAATGCCGCAGGAAGTTATTGTGCGGGCTAGGGAGATACTTGCCGGAATGGAGAAACGTGATATCGAGATTCCTCTTGACCGGCCGCCGACGGTGAAAAGCATGCAGATCAGTCTTTTTGAAGAGTCAGACTCGCGGCTCCGCAGGGCGCTTGAGATGCTTGATCTTGACCGGCTCACTCCGATTGAAGGGCTGCTTGAACTGCAGAAGCTCCAGGATCTGGCACGCTCAAGCGGAGGCTTTTGA
- a CDS encoding agmatine deiminase family protein: MADTTYYMPPEWAFHKATWLSWPHRLESWPGKFEPVPAVFVEIASWLSSSEEVHINVLDEAMEREVLELLRNSRHEQLRLDRVFLHRIPTNDAWCRDHGPNYVFRESGFRTEKVILDWEYNAWGGKYEPYDDDNAVPERIASRQQIPLVSTGIVLEGGSIDVNGKGLLLTTEACLLNPNRNPLMSRADIERELGNYLGIQKVLWLGDGIAGDDTDGHVDDMARFVNENTVVIAVEDDPADLNFEPLQENYRLLQSFTDIEGNPLQVVKLPMPSPVFFDGERLPASYANFYIANSVVLVPTYRCSRDTLAIELLQNCFPGRQVVGIDCFDLVWGLGAIHCITHEEPALPV; this comes from the coding sequence ATGGCTGATACGACGTATTATATGCCTCCCGAGTGGGCTTTTCATAAAGCGACCTGGCTCTCCTGGCCTCACCGGCTTGAGTCATGGCCGGGAAAGTTTGAACCGGTACCGGCGGTCTTTGTTGAGATTGCTTCATGGCTGAGCTCTTCCGAGGAGGTGCATATCAATGTGCTTGATGAAGCAATGGAGCGGGAGGTGCTTGAACTGCTTCGGAACTCACGCCATGAGCAGCTTCGTCTGGATCGTGTTTTTCTGCACAGGATTCCGACCAATGATGCATGGTGCAGGGATCACGGTCCGAACTACGTCTTCCGCGAGAGCGGATTTCGTACCGAGAAAGTTATTCTCGACTGGGAGTACAATGCCTGGGGGGGGAAATATGAACCCTATGATGATGACAATGCGGTGCCTGAACGGATTGCATCCCGTCAGCAGATTCCGCTGGTTTCAACCGGTATTGTGCTGGAGGGGGGATCTATTGATGTCAATGGCAAGGGTCTGCTTCTGACTACCGAAGCGTGTCTGTTGAATCCAAACCGGAATCCGTTGATGAGCCGAGCCGATATCGAGCGGGAGCTCGGCAACTATCTCGGCATACAAAAAGTACTCTGGCTTGGCGATGGAATTGCCGGAGATGATACCGATGGACATGTTGACGACATGGCACGGTTTGTCAATGAAAATACCGTGGTGATCGCCGTAGAGGATGACCCGGCTGACCTGAATTTCGAACCGCTTCAGGAGAACTACCGGTTGCTGCAGAGTTTTACGGATATTGAGGGAAACCCTCTTCAGGTCGTGAAACTTCCCATGCCCTCTCCGGTCTTTTTTGACGGGGAGCGCCTCCCGGCCAGCTATGCAAATTTTTATATCGCCAACAGTGTGGTGCTTGTGCCAACCTATCGCTGTTCACGTGACACCTTAGCCATTGAGCTGCTGCAGAACTGTTTTCCCGGCAGGCAGGTTGTCGGGATTGATTGTTTTGATCTGGTATGGGGACTGGGAGCAATTCACTGCATTACCCATGAAGAGCCGGCGTTGCCGGTTTAG
- a CDS encoding B12-binding domain-containing radical SAM protein, with protein MKDSGGVEKKVLLIFIQADSGVDGASLLDSATVKQSFLSSLKERALSNIIRRAQFAIPPLSLMILSSQQVEGVSQSICDLRFEKLPLDQHWDLAGISVQTGAVKPAFDLARHLRSIGIKVVLGGPYVTIFPENCRSHADAIVIGEADEIWREVQEDLRRGALKPEYRVETFPDLSAERTVSKSALDIRSYFTTNVVQTTRGCPYSCDFCNVHVMNGHRLRHRRVSDVLREVELFLKEDKRIFFFLDDTVNADEAYAHELFTGLIPFGIKWVGQATTALGEQPKLLEAFARSGCGALLVGIESIEDGSNHAHKKFHNPAMRQVECIQNIRKAGICVYGSFIYGLDGDTIGLPERIEAFIEETGIDVPGINLLRPIPGTGVFDRLAREGRLLHARDDHDAFRFSWGQEMLYKPLRIPLQEFIPSYTALTRRVFTIENAIKRAMRGPQLRSAVLMFNLLYVHMYGLSRKDLHRQLRELE; from the coding sequence ATGAAGGATAGCGGTGGAGTTGAGAAAAAGGTACTGCTGATTTTTATCCAGGCCGACAGCGGTGTTGACGGAGCCTCATTGCTCGACAGCGCTACAGTAAAACAGAGTTTTTTAAGTTCGCTCAAGGAGCGTGCGCTCAGCAATATCATCCGCAGGGCACAGTTCGCCATTCCGCCGCTTTCGCTGATGATTCTCAGTTCACAGCAGGTTGAGGGAGTCAGCCAGAGTATCTGTGATCTGCGCTTTGAGAAGCTTCCGCTTGATCAGCACTGGGATCTGGCAGGCATCAGTGTTCAGACCGGCGCGGTGAAACCCGCCTTTGATCTTGCCCGTCATCTTCGCTCAATCGGGATCAAGGTGGTGCTTGGCGGACCATACGTGACTATTTTTCCTGAAAACTGCCGTAGTCATGCCGATGCAATTGTGATTGGAGAGGCTGATGAGATCTGGCGGGAGGTGCAGGAGGATCTTCGACGTGGAGCACTGAAGCCGGAGTACCGCGTGGAAACTTTTCCCGATCTTTCAGCGGAGCGCACAGTAAGCAAAAGCGCGCTTGATATCCGGAGCTACTTTACCACCAACGTGGTGCAGACCACGAGAGGGTGCCCCTACAGCTGTGACTTCTGCAATGTGCATGTCATGAATGGTCACCGCCTCCGTCACCGTCGTGTCAGTGACGTGCTCAGGGAGGTTGAACTCTTTCTCAAAGAGGACAAGCGGATCTTTTTCTTTCTTGATGACACCGTCAACGCTGACGAGGCCTATGCCCATGAACTTTTCACCGGTCTCATTCCTTTCGGGATAAAATGGGTTGGTCAGGCGACCACTGCGCTCGGTGAGCAGCCGAAGCTGCTTGAGGCCTTTGCCCGTTCAGGGTGCGGTGCCCTGCTTGTCGGCATCGAGAGCATTGAGGATGGCAGTAACCATGCCCATAAAAAATTTCACAACCCGGCCATGCGTCAGGTTGAGTGCATTCAAAATATCCGAAAAGCGGGAATCTGTGTATACGGCAGCTTTATCTACGGTCTTGACGGAGATACCATCGGGCTGCCCGAGAGAATAGAGGCTTTTATTGAGGAGACCGGTATTGATGTGCCCGGTATCAACCTTCTGCGGCCGATTCCCGGAACCGGTGTTTTTGATCGTCTGGCCAGGGAAGGGCGGCTCCTGCACGCAAGGGATGATCACGATGCCTTCAGATTTTCATGGGGTCAGGAGATGCTCTACAAACCCCTGCGTATTCCCCTTCAGGAGTTCATTCCAAGCTACACAGCGCTTACCAGACGGGTCTTCACAATAGAGAACGCCATCAAACGGGCAATGCGTGGCCCTCAGCTCCGCTCAGCCGTGCTCATGTTCAACCTGCTCTATGTGCACATGTACGGCCTCTCCCGTAAAGACCTCCACCGCCAGTTGCGCGAGCTTGAGTGA
- a CDS encoding ABC transporter ATP-binding protein — protein sequence MKNLLSLKPYLLRYKKNLLAGFFYVILTNLFAVIGPKYIGMAIDTMNRRFELEHVLGDTALYFLFALLSGFFLFLVRQNIIVISREIEFDLKNDYFNHLQKLPRKFYNTTSTGELISRGTNDLNAVREFLGPGIMYSLNTFFRLFFALVAMIALSPKLTFFALLPAPLLSYSVYRIGSSMQKRSKSIQESYGAITNLIQENLSGIRVVKSYTRESFEIERFQKLNKEYYSKNLSLGKLQALFFAFLTSLTAFSLLPVVWVGGLSVIEGSMTVGGIAQFIVYVSMLSWPIISIGWVTSIVQRAASAQVRLDEIFSIEPEIEENSSDFNSEEEFKGALSFRNVRFHYPGQERHPVLKNISLDIAAGSKVAIVGATGSGKSTLVNLIPRLYEPDEGTILLDGRDIRTLPLKTLRELIGFVPQVNFLFSDTIENNINWGSRENDASEVIEASRIAMLYDDVEEFPDGFETMLGEKGINLSGGQKQRACIARAIAWKPQLLVLDDALSAVDTDTEARLFEALLERLPDTTILLISHRISTVKNCDRIIVLKDGMIAESGTHAELLGENHLYAELYNQQLLEEEILSIS from the coding sequence ATGAAAAATCTACTCAGCCTTAAACCCTACCTGCTCCGGTATAAAAAAAACCTGCTGGCGGGTTTTTTCTACGTCATCCTGACCAATCTTTTCGCTGTCATCGGTCCGAAATATATCGGCATGGCCATCGACACCATGAACCGGCGCTTCGAGCTCGAGCATGTACTTGGTGATACGGCTCTCTATTTTCTCTTTGCATTGCTGAGCGGGTTTTTTCTCTTTCTTGTACGCCAGAACATTATTGTCATTTCAAGAGAGATTGAGTTTGACCTTAAAAACGATTATTTCAATCATCTGCAGAAACTTCCCCGGAAATTTTACAACACGACCAGTACCGGGGAACTCATCTCAAGAGGCACCAACGACCTGAATGCCGTCCGGGAGTTTCTCGGACCCGGCATCATGTACTCCCTCAACACCTTTTTCCGGCTCTTTTTTGCACTCGTAGCCATGATTGCACTCTCTCCGAAACTGACCTTTTTTGCTCTGCTTCCCGCGCCGCTTCTCAGTTATTCAGTCTACAGAATCGGCAGTTCCATGCAGAAACGCTCGAAAAGCATTCAGGAGAGCTACGGAGCCATTACCAATCTTATCCAGGAGAATCTTTCAGGAATCAGGGTCGTAAAAAGCTATACCCGTGAATCTTTCGAGATAGAGCGGTTTCAAAAGCTCAACAAAGAATACTACAGCAAAAACCTTTCACTTGGAAAACTTCAGGCACTCTTTTTTGCTTTTCTCACCTCACTTACCGCATTCTCTCTGCTCCCGGTTGTATGGGTAGGCGGTTTGAGCGTCATTGAGGGCAGCATGACGGTCGGAGGAATTGCGCAATTCATCGTCTATGTTTCAATGCTGAGCTGGCCTATCATCTCGATCGGATGGGTCACCAGTATTGTCCAGAGAGCTGCATCAGCTCAGGTCCGACTTGACGAAATTTTTAGCATAGAGCCCGAAATCGAAGAAAACAGCAGTGACTTCAACTCCGAAGAGGAGTTCAAAGGGGCGCTCTCATTCCGGAATGTCCGGTTTCACTACCCCGGTCAGGAGAGACATCCGGTTTTGAAAAACATCTCTCTCGACATTGCTGCCGGCTCAAAAGTCGCCATTGTAGGCGCAACCGGCTCGGGCAAGAGTACACTCGTCAATCTGATACCGCGTCTTTACGAGCCTGATGAGGGTACCATCCTGCTTGACGGACGGGATATCCGGACGCTGCCGCTCAAAACCCTGAGAGAACTCATCGGCTTTGTTCCCCAGGTGAACTTCCTCTTTTCCGACACCATTGAAAACAATATCAACTGGGGAAGCCGGGAAAATGATGCGAGTGAGGTCATCGAGGCAAGCCGCATAGCGATGCTCTATGATGATGTTGAGGAGTTTCCCGACGGATTCGAAACCATGCTTGGTGAAAAAGGGATCAACCTTTCAGGGGGGCAGAAACAGCGGGCCTGTATAGCCAGAGCCATTGCCTGGAAACCGCAGCTTCTGGTGCTTGACGATGCCCTCTCCGCTGTTGATACCGATACGGAAGCCCGGCTTTTCGAAGCCCTGCTGGAGCGCCTCCCTGATACCACGATCCTCCTCATCAGCCACCGTATTTCCACCGTCAAAAACTGCGACCGGATCATTGTGCTCAAGGATGGCATGATTGCCGAGAGCGGCACCCATGCAGAGCTTCTCGGAGAGAACCACCTCTACGCCGAACTCTACAACCAGCAGCTTCTCGAAGAGGAGATTCTCTCGATTTCTTAG
- the mdh gene encoding malate dehydrogenase yields MKITVIGAGNVGATAALRIAEKQLAKEVVLIDIVEGIPQGKALDMYESGAVALFDTCVIGSNDYKDSADSDIILITAGLARKPGMTREDLLNKNAAIIRDVTIQVMKYSRNPIIIMVSNPLDVMTYVARKTSGLPKERVIGMAGVLDAARFRSFIAEALNVSMQDINAFVLGGHGDSMVPVVKYTNVAGIPLTELLPQDKIDAIVERTRNGGIEIVNLLKTGSAFYAPAASAVEMIEAIVKDRKRILPCTTALEGQYGIDNVYCGVPVKLGKNGVEQILEINLSPSELEALQKSAAEVKENCNSLAALLA; encoded by the coding sequence ATGAAAATCACCGTTATCGGAGCCGGAAATGTCGGGGCTACAGCGGCACTTCGCATTGCAGAAAAACAACTCGCAAAAGAAGTAGTACTGATTGACATCGTGGAAGGTATCCCGCAGGGCAAAGCTCTTGACATGTATGAGTCAGGCGCCGTAGCACTTTTCGACACCTGCGTTATCGGATCAAATGACTATAAAGACTCAGCCGATTCTGATATTATTCTTATTACTGCCGGCCTTGCAAGAAAGCCGGGAATGACTCGCGAAGATCTTCTGAATAAAAATGCCGCGATCATCCGTGACGTGACCATCCAGGTGATGAAATACTCCAGGAACCCGATCATCATCATGGTATCAAACCCACTTGATGTCATGACCTATGTTGCCAGAAAAACCAGCGGACTTCCCAAAGAGCGTGTTATCGGTATGGCCGGCGTGCTTGATGCCGCGCGGTTCAGAAGCTTTATTGCAGAAGCGTTGAATGTTTCGATGCAGGATATCAATGCCTTTGTGCTTGGCGGTCACGGCGACTCCATGGTTCCTGTTGTAAAATATACCAATGTCGCAGGTATCCCTCTGACCGAACTGCTTCCCCAGGATAAAATTGACGCGATTGTTGAACGCACACGAAACGGCGGCATCGAAATTGTAAATCTGCTGAAAACCGGTTCAGCTTTCTATGCTCCGGCAGCTTCTGCCGTGGAGATGATTGAGGCTATTGTCAAGGATCGCAAACGGATTCTTCCCTGTACCACAGCGCTTGAAGGCCAGTACGGCATTGACAATGTATACTGCGGTGTACCGGTCAAACTCGGCAAAAACGGCGTTGAGCAGATTCTTGAGATCAACCTCTCCCCGAGCGAACTGGAAGCTCTCCAGAAATCCGCAGCCGAGGTCAAGGAGAACTGTAACAGCCTTGCCGCTCTCCTCGCCTGA
- the purT gene encoding formate-dependent phosphoribosylglycinamide formyltransferase, with amino-acid sequence MKKKIMLLGSGELGKEFVIAVKRLGHHVIAVDSYNDAPAQQVADGREVIDMLDGSVLDALVAKHQPDLIVPEIEAIRTERFYDYEKEGIQVVPSARAANFTMNRKAIRDLAAKELGLRTANYRYAASLAELFAAVGEVGIPCVVKPLMSSSGKGQSTVKTEADIEKAWSYSQSGKRGDIAEVIVEAFVQFHTEITLLTVTQTSGKTLFCPPIGHRQERGDYQESWQPCMISDANLKEAQEIAEKVTRSLTGAGIWGVEFFLADEGIYFSELSPRPHDTGMVTLAGTQNLSEFELHARAVLGLPIPEITLLKAGASAVVLADRAGSNPYYTGVEDALREPGSDIRIFGKPATRPYRRMAVTLACDQLGSDVDSLKAKAIANAAKVKVLSE; translated from the coding sequence ATGAAGAAAAAAATCATGCTGCTCGGCAGCGGGGAGCTGGGAAAGGAGTTTGTTATAGCCGTCAAGCGTCTGGGGCACCATGTGATTGCCGTTGACAGCTACAACGATGCTCCGGCGCAGCAGGTGGCGGACGGGCGGGAGGTGATCGACATGCTTGACGGCAGCGTTCTCGATGCTCTTGTGGCCAAACATCAACCCGACTTGATCGTGCCGGAAATAGAGGCGATCCGAACCGAGCGCTTTTACGACTATGAAAAAGAGGGGATACAGGTTGTTCCTTCAGCGCGTGCGGCCAACTTTACCATGAACAGGAAAGCTATTCGTGATCTGGCCGCAAAAGAGCTTGGGCTTCGTACGGCCAACTATCGTTATGCAGCTTCGCTTGCAGAGCTGTTTGCGGCGGTGGGGGAGGTGGGGATTCCCTGTGTGGTCAAGCCGCTGATGAGCTCGTCGGGCAAGGGGCAGTCAACCGTCAAAACCGAAGCAGATATTGAAAAAGCCTGGAGCTACTCGCAGAGCGGCAAACGCGGAGATATAGCTGAAGTGATTGTGGAGGCCTTTGTGCAGTTCCATACTGAAATCACCCTCCTGACCGTGACACAAACAAGTGGAAAAACTCTCTTTTGTCCACCGATCGGTCATCGTCAGGAGCGGGGTGACTATCAGGAGAGCTGGCAGCCCTGCATGATCAGTGATGCCAATCTGAAAGAGGCGCAGGAGATAGCTGAAAAGGTTACCCGTTCGCTGACAGGTGCGGGAATCTGGGGAGTGGAGTTTTTTCTCGCTGATGAGGGGATCTATTTTTCCGAACTCTCCCCCCGTCCGCACGATACCGGCATGGTGACGCTTGCCGGCACGCAAAACCTTTCGGAGTTTGAGCTGCATGCAAGGGCTGTCCTCGGTCTGCCGATTCCGGAAATCACCCTGTTGAAGGCGGGCGCCAGTGCGGTTGTACTGGCCGACAGAGCGGGCTCGAATCCTTACTACACCGGAGTTGAGGATGCCCTTAGAGAGCCCGGTAGCGACATCCGGATTTTCGGAAAACCCGCAACCCGTCCTTACCGGAGAATGGCAGTGACGCTGGCCTGCGATCAGTTGGGCAGCGATGTTGATTCCCTGAAAGCAAAGGCGATTGCCAATGCCGCAAAGGTGAAGGTGCTGAGTGAGTGA
- the rplU gene encoding 50S ribosomal protein L21: protein MQALIKISDKQFLVKQGDKLFVPKQQAAIGDTMEIKTMAEIDGINTNLNPAGSIQAKVLDHVKDDKVIVFKKKRRKRYQSRNGHRQQMTQIEVISI from the coding sequence ATGCAGGCGTTGATCAAGATTTCCGATAAACAATTTCTGGTAAAACAGGGCGACAAGCTCTTTGTGCCCAAACAACAAGCCGCAATTGGCGATACCATGGAAATCAAAACCATGGCTGAGATTGACGGTATCAATACTAATCTGAATCCTGCAGGCAGCATTCAGGCCAAGGTTCTTGATCATGTCAAGGATGACAAGGTTATTGTTTTCAAGAAAAAACGCAGAAAACGCTACCAGTCAAGAAACGGTCACCGTCAGCAGATGACCCAGATTGAAGTTATTTCTATCTAA